Proteins co-encoded in one Sediminispirochaeta bajacaliforniensis DSM 16054 genomic window:
- a CDS encoding diadenylate cyclase, translated as MTSFGRMLDTDRILIVKADRLIDKKELLSLLCERISKAWDLVGSEQLLTLVHKREETFSTRLGPMLAVPHAVIPGGEENRMAAAVIPNGVEWDSDTDYPVRLVFLLVGGQEDHLKLLSELAAALQDETFLLRLTTATSPKAFLSVFRRRDEGPVHPFVHRHRDLSAAIFEQALRLRDAVDGARIILHADALGDGEYIDELIHGKNVLVVSGGETLFDASFLERYKPIIMPFRGVRRSIHVQFILLYLLGRGVIGEDDLIVNAYGKPGSGFLDSIRLSHLKRELNLPFSPQSGTFPADLELSTFTRILQLASQLAAEGREGKPVGTLFVVGDQAGVYPYTRQMIVNPFHGYADSDKNILDPGIEETVKEYAKIDGAFIIRGDGTILSAGTFLSGQPTADEMQSGLGARHAAAQGITAVSKALAIAISESTRKVTVFQSGRRVMEL; from the coding sequence ATGACCTCATTTGGCAGGATGCTGGATACCGACCGTATCCTTATCGTTAAAGCCGATAGGCTTATAGACAAGAAAGAGCTGCTTTCCCTTCTGTGTGAGCGGATCAGCAAGGCTTGGGACCTCGTAGGATCTGAGCAACTTCTTACCCTGGTCCATAAGCGGGAAGAGACCTTTTCCACCCGCCTCGGACCGATGCTGGCTGTTCCCCATGCTGTTATTCCGGGTGGAGAGGAGAACCGGATGGCTGCGGCCGTGATTCCCAATGGTGTGGAATGGGATTCCGATACCGACTACCCTGTCCGTCTGGTTTTTCTTCTCGTAGGGGGGCAAGAGGATCATCTGAAATTGCTCAGCGAATTGGCGGCCGCATTGCAGGACGAAACCTTTTTGCTTAGATTGACGACTGCTACCTCTCCCAAGGCCTTTCTTTCCGTTTTCCGAAGGAGGGATGAGGGCCCTGTTCATCCATTCGTTCACCGTCACCGTGATCTTTCGGCAGCCATCTTTGAACAGGCCCTTCGTCTTCGGGATGCTGTCGATGGTGCCAGAATTATTCTCCATGCCGATGCCCTGGGAGACGGCGAATATATTGACGAGTTGATTCACGGAAAAAATGTCCTTGTTGTGAGCGGCGGGGAGACCCTCTTCGATGCATCGTTCCTTGAGCGCTATAAGCCGATAATCATGCCCTTCAGGGGGGTCAGGCGTTCGATCCATGTCCAGTTTATTCTCCTCTATCTCCTTGGCCGAGGGGTGATAGGTGAAGACGATCTCATTGTGAATGCCTATGGAAAGCCGGGGTCGGGCTTTCTCGATTCAATCAGATTGAGCCATCTAAAGCGTGAACTTAATCTTCCCTTTTCCCCTCAATCGGGAACCTTCCCCGCAGATCTCGAGCTTTCCACCTTCACACGTATCCTGCAACTCGCTTCCCAGCTTGCCGCCGAAGGAAGAGAGGGAAAGCCGGTAGGTACCCTCTTCGTCGTGGGAGATCAGGCCGGTGTCTATCCCTATACCAGGCAGATGATTGTTAATCCCTTTCACGGTTATGCCGATAGCGATAAAAACATCCTCGATCCGGGTATAGAGGAGACGGTGAAGGAGTATGCCAAGATCGACGGGGCCTTTATCATACGGGGCGATGGCACCATTCTTTCTGCCGGAACCTTTCTGTCGGGTCAGCCGACGGCCGACGAAATGCAGTCCGGCCTAGGTGCACGGCATGCTGCAGCTCAGGGCATTACCGCGGTGAGCAAAGCACTGGCGATAGCAATCTCGGAATCGACGAGAAAGGTGACGGTCTTCCAATCGGGGAGACGAGTGATGGAGCTATAG